One genomic window of Longimicrobium sp. includes the following:
- a CDS encoding DsbA family protein: MAAVPVVVFSDFTCPFSYVTEAVLRRLEGEGLAAPAYAAFELYPAPAPLPPPDAAPVEAARPLAEAAGVELRPPAAGARTRKAHEAAKFAGQRGVEREMREALFAAYFRDGRDVGRIDVLVELGAALGLDLSELKAVLDVDGMTAEVERDEALARRAGVTATPVLLVGQPPKIEVLAGAQGYRALREALERAAEG, encoded by the coding sequence ATGGCGGCCGTGCCGGTGGTGGTCTTCTCCGATTTCACGTGCCCCTTCTCGTACGTCACCGAGGCCGTGCTCCGGCGCCTGGAGGGCGAGGGGCTGGCGGCGCCGGCGTACGCCGCCTTCGAGCTGTACCCGGCCCCCGCGCCGCTCCCGCCGCCGGACGCGGCCCCGGTGGAGGCGGCGCGGCCGCTGGCGGAGGCCGCGGGCGTGGAGCTGCGCCCGCCCGCCGCGGGCGCGCGGACGCGCAAGGCGCACGAGGCCGCGAAGTTCGCCGGGCAGCGCGGCGTGGAGCGGGAGATGCGCGAGGCGCTCTTCGCCGCGTACTTCCGCGACGGGCGCGACGTGGGGCGCATCGACGTGCTGGTGGAGCTGGGCGCGGCGCTGGGGCTGGACCTCTCGGAGCTGAAGGCCGTGCTCGACGTCGACGGCATGACGGCCGAGGTGGAGCGCGACGAGGCGCTGGCCCGGCGCGCCGGCGTCACCGCCACGCCCGTGCTGCTCGTGGGGCAGCCGCCGAAGATCGAGGTGCTGGCGGGCGCGCAGGGCTACCGGGCCCTGCGCGAGGCGCTGGAGCGGGCGGCGGAGGGATGA